From a region of the Panicum virgatum strain AP13 chromosome 2K, P.virgatum_v5, whole genome shotgun sequence genome:
- the LOC120677918 gene encoding protein spinster homolog 3-like, with protein MDAAAGKRTLALVNLAAIMERADEALLPAVYQEVGAALHVTPMGLGALTLYRSAVQGACYPLAAYAAKRYNRTHVVAVGAVLWAAATFLVGVSDTFAQVAVARGLNGIGLALVTPAIQSLVADSSDDNTRGAAFGWLQLTGNMGSIIGGMFSLMLASTTVMGIAGWRVAFHIVGLISVVVGALVGLFAVDPHYVHVGNGKQLLRKPTWEEMKDLVREAKTVVRISSFQIIVAQGIAGSFPWSAISFAPMWLELMGFTHSKTGLLMLTLVLASSLGGVLGGKMGDHLAVRFPDSGRIVLAQISSASAIPLASLLMLGLPDDTSGFLHGLVMFIMGLSISWNGPATNNPIFAEIVPERSRTSIYALDRSFESVLSSFAPPIVGFLAEYVYGYIPISYGAGAGSVARDKSNAGALAKALWTAIAIPMILCCLIYSLLYRTYPRDRERARMDSLLASELQQIELERCHGVGDYAGSKDGTTVIDMEYSEEDFDADDDEKALMDRKAQQSGSAK; from the exons ATGGACGCGGCAGCGGGGAAGCGGACGCTGGCGCTGGTGAACCTGGCGGCCATCATGGAGCGCGCCGACGAGGCGCTGCTGCCCGCGGTGTACCAGGAGGTCGGGGCCGCCCTGCACGTCACGCCCATGGGGCTCGGCGCGCTCACGCTCTACCGCTCCGCCGTGCAGGGCGCCTGCTACCCGCTCGCCGCCTACGCCGCCAAGCGGTACAACCGCACCCACGTCGTCGCCGTGGGGGCCGTCCTCtgggccgccgccaccttccTCGTCGGCGTCTCCGATACCTTCGCCCAG GTAGCAGTAGCTAGAGGTTTGAATGGTATTGGCCTTGCGCTTGTCACCCCTGCAATCCAGTCTCTAGTGGCAGATAGCTCTGATGACAATACCCGTGGCGCCGCGTTTGGATGGCTTCAACTCACAGGCAACATGGGTTCAATTATTGGCGGTATGTTTTCCCTGATGTTAGCATCAACCACAGTCATGGGTATTGCGGGTTGGCGCGTTGCATTTCACATTGTTGGCCTCATCAGTGTGGTAGTCGGTGCACTGGTAGGCCTATTTGCAGTGGACCCCCATTACGTCCATGTTGGAAATGGCAAGCAACTCTTGCGCAAGCCTACTTGGGAAGAGATGAAGGATTTAGTGAGAGAAGCCAAAACTGTAGTCCGAATCTCGTCATTTCAGATCATTGTGGCCCAGGGCATCGCAGGTTCGTTTCCATGGTCTGCCATATCCTTTGCCCCAATGTGGTTGGAGCTGATGGGCTTTACACACAGCAAAACTGGACTTCTCATGCTAACATTAGTATTGGCAAGCTCACTTGGGGGGGTATTGGGTGGAAAGATGGGGGACCACCTTGCCGTCCGCTTCCCGGATTCTGGCCGAATTGTCCTGGCACAGATAAGCTCGGCGTCTGCTATTCCACTGGCTTCACTATTGATGTTAGGGCTACCTGATGACACTTCTGGTTTCTTGCATGGACTTGTCATGTTTATTATGGGCCTGAGCATCTCCTGGAATGGTCCTGCTACAAACAA CCCCATATTCGCAGAGATCGTTCCTGAGAGGTCAAGGACTAGTATCTATGCGTTGGACCGTTCTTTTGAGTCAGTGTTATCCTCATTTGCTCCACCTATTGTTGGTTTCTTAGCCGAGTATGTCTATGGCTACATCCCCATCTCCTATGGAGCTGGGGCTGGCAGTGTTGCCAGGGACAAGTCAAACGCCGGTGCCCTTGCCAAAGCTCTCTGGACAGCAATCGCCATCCCTATGATCCTCTGCTGCTTGATCTATTCCCTGCTGTACCGGACATACCCACGCGACAGGGAGAGGGCAAGAATGGATAGTCTTCTTGCATCAGAGCTGCAGCAGATTGAGCTGGAAAGATGCCATGGAGTGGGAGATTACGCTGGAAGCAAGGATGGCACCACTGTGATTGATATGGAGTACAGCGAGGAAGATTTTGATGCAGATGACGATGAAAAAGCATTGATGGATCGGAAGGCTCAGCAGAGTGGCAGTGCCAAGTAA